A genomic region of Deinococcus aerolatus contains the following coding sequences:
- a CDS encoding methyl-accepting chemotaxis protein has protein sequence MSQNARLDPTLTPPPARTAAKTRPSPSRAGRDLLGRISVGQKLALTAGLFALPITALLFLTASGRQQDIRFTERELSGARQIEAYGQFQSAIAEYVGASVVSNKTAAAAAAATAGQALETLKRDTAARGLTVSQSAFTDLGEEWAQLRDADAGPQGTFAVSDFNTFTSESLLPRLETLLTESNLVLDPTASSYFAVQSALVYLPEVRARLSTLALLAEAINRMEDQSALLSILLPQYRDAAIRAGVALDAAFGAADRAAAQDPSLKGTLGQAMAGLSDVRLLLSGSAGRDNMNLASERLDPKDIENAARLVSAAIGTGAQEVKRLLGARAGVERRSMFLELLVAGLITLFAALVLLAVARAITGPLRRLTESARALEQGNLNVDVPITSRDELGLVGQAFNAATATLRVNRDRTEQEAMDARRLQSNVSAFLDVTMKIADGDLTARGRVSEDVLGNVVDSINLMTAELADVLGDVQRASASVTGGSQAMLSSTEQIRQGTLITTQETQRVTTQALAMATAIRQMAAIAQASADSAQRALIASETGQQAVSGTLQGMEAIRESSRSVSDRVQSLTSRSEQIEDIVDSISHVASQVNLLSLHASIEAAGAGEGGKRFAVVAEEIRELADLSTEATARIATLIDGIQGDVRGVALEMQSNNAHVERGYVVAGQAGEALREIGELAGVTAHFAQNISDAAREQVQEVQNMSGAVGQIAAVAQQSQQSAEEGRDVAEQLRALADRLGSSLTRFRLPG, from the coding sequence ATGTCGCAAAACGCCCGCCTAGATCCCACCCTGACCCCCCCACCGGCCCGCACCGCCGCAAAAACGCGTCCCAGCCCTAGCCGCGCCGGCCGCGACCTGCTGGGGCGTATCAGTGTGGGACAGAAGCTGGCCCTGACGGCAGGGCTGTTTGCGCTGCCCATCACCGCCCTGCTGTTTCTGACGGCCAGCGGCCGGCAACAGGACATCCGCTTCACCGAGCGCGAACTGAGCGGCGCCCGGCAGATCGAGGCCTACGGACAGTTCCAGTCCGCCATCGCCGAGTACGTCGGGGCCAGTGTGGTCAGCAACAAGACGGCGGCGGCGGCAGCGGCAGCCACGGCCGGCCAGGCCCTGGAGACGCTAAAGCGCGACACGGCTGCCAGGGGGCTCACCGTCAGCCAGAGCGCGTTCACCGATCTGGGCGAGGAATGGGCGCAGCTGCGCGACGCCGACGCCGGGCCGCAGGGCACGTTCGCGGTCTCGGACTTCAACACCTTCACCAGCGAGTCGCTGCTGCCCCGGCTGGAAACGCTGCTCACCGAGTCCAACCTGGTGCTCGACCCCACCGCGTCCTCGTATTTCGCCGTCCAGAGCGCCCTGGTCTATCTGCCTGAAGTTCGCGCGCGACTGTCCACGCTGGCCCTGCTGGCCGAGGCCATCAACCGGATGGAGGACCAGTCGGCGCTGCTCAGCATTCTGCTTCCGCAGTACCGCGACGCGGCGATCCGCGCCGGCGTGGCGCTCGACGCAGCCTTCGGCGCCGCCGATCGCGCCGCAGCGCAGGACCCCAGCCTCAAGGGAACGCTGGGGCAGGCCATGGCGGGCCTCAGTGACGTGCGTCTGCTGCTCAGCGGCAGCGCCGGCCGGGACAACATGAACCTGGCCTCGGAGCGTCTGGACCCCAAGGACATCGAAAACGCGGCCCGACTGGTCTCGGCCGCCATCGGCACCGGCGCGCAGGAGGTCAAGCGTCTGCTGGGCGCACGCGCCGGCGTGGAGCGCCGCAGCATGTTCCTCGAGCTGCTGGTGGCCGGGCTGATTACGCTGTTCGCGGCGCTGGTGCTGCTGGCCGTGGCCCGCGCCATCACCGGCCCGCTGCGCCGCCTGACCGAGTCGGCCCGCGCGCTGGAACAGGGCAACCTGAATGTGGACGTGCCCATCACCTCCCGCGACGAACTGGGGCTGGTGGGTCAGGCGTTCAACGCCGCCACCGCGACGCTGCGCGTCAACCGTGACCGGACCGAGCAGGAGGCCATGGACGCCCGGCGCCTGCAGAGCAACGTCAGCGCGTTCCTGGACGTGACCATGAAGATCGCCGACGGCGACCTGACGGCGCGCGGCCGGGTCAGCGAGGACGTGCTGGGCAACGTGGTGGACTCGATCAACCTGATGACTGCCGAGCTGGCCGACGTGCTGGGCGACGTGCAGCGCGCCTCGGCGTCGGTGACCGGCGGGTCGCAGGCCATGCTGAGCTCCACCGAACAGATCCGCCAGGGCACGCTGATCACCACCCAGGAAACGCAGCGCGTGACCACGCAGGCCCTGGCGATGGCCACGGCCATCCGGCAGATGGCCGCGATTGCCCAGGCCTCGGCCGACTCGGCCCAGCGCGCGCTGATCGCCTCCGAGACCGGGCAGCAGGCCGTGAGCGGCACCCTGCAGGGCATGGAGGCCATCCGCGAGTCCTCGCGCAGCGTGTCGGACCGCGTGCAGTCTCTGACCAGCCGCTCGGAGCAGATCGAGGACATCGTGGACTCGATCAGCCACGTCGCCAGTCAGGTCAACCTGCTGTCCCTGCACGCCAGCATCGAGGCGGCGGGCGCAGGCGAGGGCGGCAAGCGCTTTGCCGTGGTGGCCGAGGAAATCCGCGAACTGGCCGACCTGTCGACCGAGGCCACCGCGCGCATTGCGACGCTGATCGACGGAATTCAGGGCGACGTGCGCGGCGTGGCGCTGGAGATGCAGTCCAACAACGCGCATGTCGAGCGGGGCTACGTGGTGGCTGGCCAGGCCGGTGAGGCGCTGCGCGAGATCGGCGAGCTGGCCGGGGTCACCGCCCACTTTGCCCAGAACATCTCCGACGCCGCGCGCGAACAGGTGCAGGAAGTGCAGAACATGAGCGGCGCCGTGGGGCAGATTGCCGCCGTGGCGCAGCAGTCCCAGCAGTCCGCCGAGGAAGGCCGCGATGTGGCCGAGCAGCTGCGCGCCCTGGCCGACCGCTTGGGCAGCAGCCTGACCCGCTTCCGTCTGCCGGGCTGA
- a CDS encoding phosphotransferase family protein, with product MTRPETSSVRSGEELPLTILRDVLRGRIEGDLDTLEVAQFPGGFSNLTYLLRMGGREYVLRRAPLGPVARGAHDMAREYHLLEKIHPVLPVAPEPLLLVEDPGLLGSPFYLMERRRGVVVRTTIPPEYRDLPDAPRQMSEAVADTLAALHAVDIDAAGLRAIGKPEGFNARQVGGWAGRWRRARELLKDSGDLPPPAELRDELVIAWLEEQTPPESAHTLVHNDLKLDNLMLDPTDPAHVVALLDWEMTTVGDPLVDLGLTLTYWTMPEQPGRGVNEVGASFPGFLNREQFIARYASQSGRHVTGDSVRWYEVLGHFKLAVIVIQIFARYRAGQTSDPRFAPLAGQAEWLIREAWRRISAEATGDAGEVRPADE from the coding sequence TTGACCCGGCCGGAAACGTCGTCGGTGCGGTCCGGCGAGGAGCTGCCGCTGACCATCCTGCGGGACGTGCTGCGCGGCCGGATTGAGGGAGACCTGGACACGCTGGAGGTCGCGCAGTTTCCCGGCGGCTTTTCCAACCTGACCTACCTGCTGCGCATGGGCGGGCGCGAGTACGTGCTGCGCCGCGCACCGCTGGGGCCGGTGGCCAGGGGCGCACATGACATGGCCCGTGAGTACCACCTGCTGGAAAAGATTCATCCGGTGTTGCCCGTGGCCCCCGAACCGCTGCTGCTGGTCGAGGACCCTGGCCTGCTGGGCTCGCCCTTCTACCTGATGGAGCGGCGGCGCGGCGTGGTGGTGCGGACCACCATTCCGCCCGAGTACCGCGACCTGCCGGACGCCCCCCGGCAGATGTCGGAGGCGGTGGCCGACACGCTGGCCGCCCTGCACGCGGTGGACATCGACGCGGCGGGCCTGCGGGCCATCGGCAAGCCGGAGGGCTTCAACGCCCGGCAGGTGGGCGGCTGGGCCGGGCGCTGGCGGCGGGCGCGCGAGCTGCTGAAAGACAGCGGCGACCTGCCACCGCCGGCAGAACTGCGCGACGAACTGGTGATCGCGTGGCTCGAGGAGCAGACCCCCCCGGAGTCCGCGCACACCCTGGTTCACAACGACCTGAAACTGGACAACCTGATGCTCGATCCCACCGATCCCGCGCACGTGGTGGCCCTGCTGGACTGGGAAATGACCACGGTGGGCGACCCGCTGGTGGACCTCGGGCTCACGCTCACGTACTGGACCATGCCCGAACAGCCGGGCCGGGGCGTCAACGAGGTGGGGGCCAGCTTTCCAGGCTTCCTGAACCGGGAGCAGTTCATCGCCCGTTACGCCAGTCAGTCGGGCCGTCACGTGACGGGCGACTCGGTCCGGTGGTACGAGGTGCTGGGCCATTTCAAGCTGGCCGTGATCGTGATCCAGATTTTTGCCCGCTACCGCGCCGGACAGACCAGCGACCCGCGCTTTGCCCCGCTGGCCGGGCAGGCCGAGTGGCTGATCCGCGAGGCCTGGCGGCGCATCTCGGCCGAGGCGACGGGTGACGCCGGCGAGGTCCGGCCGGCCGATGAGTGA
- a CDS encoding histidine phosphatase family protein: MSELILIRHGQATPFEQETDRLSGLGEQQARAVGLALGTEAFVPTHVLHGPLVRQRRTAQIAAGAAHFADADAPPPWPGAVEDDRLAEYDGDGLIRDLAPLLAAQDAEFAAAVRQFQQRRDAPDRNRSFQPMLEQLAGAWQDGRVTHAEVEGWSAFRSRVQAALGHVLGLPSGSSVLAFTSGGVIGLMVALALDAPDAAALRLNWRVRNGSLTRFTFGGGRLSLDSFNEVAHLPPDLRSWR, translated from the coding sequence ATGAGTGAGCTGATCCTGATCCGGCACGGCCAGGCGACACCGTTTGAGCAGGAGACGGACCGCCTGTCCGGGCTGGGCGAGCAGCAGGCCCGCGCGGTGGGGCTGGCGCTGGGCACCGAGGCATTTGTGCCCACCCACGTGCTGCACGGCCCGCTGGTGCGTCAGCGCCGCACGGCCCAGATCGCCGCTGGAGCCGCGCATTTCGCGGACGCTGACGCCCCTCCGCCCTGGCCGGGCGCCGTGGAAGACGACCGGCTGGCCGAGTACGACGGAGACGGCCTGATACGTGACCTCGCGCCGCTGCTGGCCGCTCAGGACGCCGAATTCGCGGCGGCCGTCCGGCAATTCCAGCAGCGCCGCGACGCCCCGGACCGCAACCGCTCCTTTCAGCCCATGCTGGAGCAGCTTGCCGGGGCGTGGCAGGACGGCCGGGTCACGCACGCTGAGGTCGAGGGGTGGTCCGCGTTCCGCTCTCGGGTTCAGGCCGCGCTGGGCCACGTGCTGGGCCTGCCGTCCGGCTCGTCGGTGCTGGCCTTCACCAGCGGAGGCGTGATCGGGCTGATGGTGGCGCTGGCCCTGGATGCCCCGGACGCGGCGGCGCTGCGGCTGAACTGGCGCGTGCGTAACGGCAGCCTCACGCGCTTTACCTTCGGGGGTGGCCGCCTGAGCCTGGATTCCTTCAACGAGGTGGCGCATCTGCCGCCTGACCTCAGAAGCTGGCGTTAG
- a CDS encoding MaoC family dehydratase, which translates to MKPGELAASVGQEVALSEWVLVDQARIDAFADATGDHQFIHVDAAKAAAGPFGTTIAHGFLTLSLLAGEFMNTGGSVQIEGAQMTVNYGLNRVRFVSPVKVGSRLRNRAVLQSADQGAGFMQITVLNTIEIEGEERPAATAESVFRVYL; encoded by the coding sequence ATGAAGCCGGGCGAACTCGCCGCATCGGTTGGACAGGAAGTCGCGCTCTCGGAGTGGGTTCTGGTGGATCAGGCGCGCATCGATGCCTTTGCCGACGCCACCGGGGACCACCAGTTCATTCATGTTGACGCAGCGAAAGCCGCCGCCGGACCGTTCGGCACCACCATCGCCCATGGGTTTCTGACCCTCTCCCTGCTGGCCGGAGAATTCATGAACACCGGCGGCTCAGTCCAGATTGAGGGCGCGCAGATGACCGTGAACTACGGCCTGAACCGCGTGCGCTTCGTCTCGCCGGTCAAGGTCGGCAGCCGCCTGCGCAACCGCGCCGTCCTGCAAAGTGCAGATCAGGGCGCAGGCTTCATGCAGATCACGGTGCTGAACACCATCGAGATCGAGGGTGAGGAGCGGCCCGCCGCGACGGCGGAGAGTGTGTTCCGGGTCTACCTGTGA
- a CDS encoding response regulator, with amino-acid sequence MTGTATGHRDPTRMCCRHKTHKEGTHMAKILIVDDSPSDIRFMTEALKGSAHECVSITDAQQTEATVEAERPQLALLDVVMPERNGYETLRALKKLPAAEGMKVIFVSSKGAETDVKWGMRQGAVDYLIKPYTPEQLLSLIARHV; translated from the coding sequence ATGACCGGCACGGCCACCGGCCACCGGGACCCCACCCGAATGTGCTGCAGGCACAAGACCCACAAGGAAGGCACCCACATGGCAAAAATCCTGATCGTTGACGACTCTCCCTCCGACATCCGCTTTATGACCGAGGCGCTCAAGGGCAGCGCCCACGAGTGCGTGTCCATCACGGATGCCCAGCAGACCGAGGCCACCGTGGAGGCCGAGCGCCCCCAGCTGGCGCTGCTTGACGTGGTGATGCCCGAGCGCAACGGTTACGAGACCCTGCGCGCGCTCAAGAAGCTGCCTGCGGCCGAAGGTATGAAGGTCATCTTCGTGAGCAGCAAGGGTGCGGAGACCGATGTGAAGTGGGGCATGCGGCAGGGTGCGGTGGACTACCTGATCAAACCCTACACCCCCGAACAGCTCCTGAGCCTGATCGCCCGGCACGTCTAA
- a CDS encoding chemotaxis protein CheW, whose product MNLPTTSETYLLFRSGERTLALPTRQTRQVLPLGQVSPLPASGGSLLGLSGALGRAVPVVNLAAMLGSGPAGQQANGSVLGLLCEDAGETLLLPIDEVIGSASAETSPQVAPLLTEREFGKHAAALLGLSALIAAVGGRMQSV is encoded by the coding sequence GTGAACCTGCCCACGACGTCCGAGACCTACCTGCTGTTCCGCAGCGGGGAGCGCACCCTGGCCCTGCCCACGCGGCAGACCCGCCAGGTGCTGCCCCTGGGACAGGTGTCGCCGCTGCCGGCCAGCGGCGGCAGCCTGCTGGGGCTGTCCGGCGCCCTGGGCCGCGCCGTGCCGGTGGTCAACCTGGCCGCCATGCTCGGCAGCGGCCCCGCCGGCCAGCAGGCAAACGGCAGCGTCCTGGGCCTGCTGTGCGAGGACGCGGGCGAGACGCTGCTGCTGCCCATCGACGAGGTGATCGGCAGCGCGAGCGCCGAGACGTCGCCGCAGGTGGCGCCGCTGCTGACCGAACGCGAGTTCGGCAAGCACGCCGCGGCCCTGCTGGGGCTGAGCGCGCTGATCGCGGCCGTCGGCGGCCGAATGCAGTCCGTCTGA
- a CDS encoding SDR family oxidoreductase — MQLNNKTVVITGAASGIGLALATRFVQEGATVIASDRNAEVGAQKAQEIGARFVAADVGQEADIQALIENVLGQEGQIDLFCSNAGIAIGEGPETPDKQWDLIHRVNVMSHVWAARHLLPHMLERGEGYLLNTASAAGLLTELHSAPYAVTKHAALAFAEWLAITYGDRGIKVACLCPEGVWTPMIENAPILQQTAVTTDVLVEETLKVLRADGFLITTHDTTLKSFQNKARDYGEWISKMRHLRTKAMALLGQGAAFKDGEAPRTEGHP; from the coding sequence ATGCAACTGAACAACAAGACAGTCGTCATCACTGGCGCCGCCTCGGGCATCGGGCTGGCCCTCGCCACCCGTTTCGTGCAGGAGGGGGCCACCGTGATTGCCTCGGACCGCAACGCGGAAGTGGGCGCGCAGAAGGCGCAGGAGATCGGGGCGCGTTTCGTGGCTGCCGACGTGGGGCAGGAGGCCGATATCCAGGCGCTGATCGAAAACGTGCTGGGCCAGGAGGGTCAGATCGACCTGTTCTGCTCCAATGCCGGCATCGCCATCGGCGAGGGTCCGGAGACACCCGACAAGCAGTGGGACCTGATTCACCGCGTGAATGTGATGTCCCATGTGTGGGCCGCCCGTCACCTGTTGCCGCACATGCTGGAGCGCGGCGAGGGTTACCTGCTGAACACCGCCTCGGCTGCTGGTCTGCTGACCGAACTGCACTCCGCGCCCTACGCCGTGACCAAGCACGCCGCGCTGGCCTTTGCCGAATGGCTGGCCATCACCTACGGGGACCGGGGCATCAAGGTGGCGTGTCTGTGCCCCGAGGGGGTCTGGACGCCCATGATCGAGAACGCCCCCATCCTGCAGCAGACTGCCGTGACCACCGACGTGCTGGTGGAAGAGACCCTGAAGGTGCTGCGTGCCGACGGCTTCCTGATCACCACCCACGACACCACCCTGAAATCCTTCCAGAACAAGGCGCGCGATTACGGCGAGTGGATCAGCAAGATGCGTCACCTGCGGACCAAGGCCATGGCGCTGCTGGGACAGGGCGCGGCTTTCAAGGACGGCGAGGCCCCGCGCACCGAGGGCCATCCTTGA
- a CDS encoding gamma-glutamyl-gamma-aminobutyrate hydrolase family protein, producing MSARPLIGLTTSHLADDAPRTHNGLSRRYSQAVERVGGLPILLPNQPDLAADYAGRLDAVLFSGGVDVHPRHFGQHPRRGMGEVDEARDAFETALYRAARALGKPVLGICRGFQMINVLEGGTLHQHLPDVAGAWVDHAQRVHADTLGHEVSFTPGSLLAQTHGERALVNSSHHQAVDEVAPTLRVTAVAPDGIVEAVEAEGVIGVQWHPEVLFGAHPHALGTFTAFMRLLA from the coding sequence ATGTCTGCGCGTCCCCTCATCGGCCTGACCACCTCTCACCTGGCGGACGACGCCCCCCGCACCCACAACGGCCTGTCCCGGCGCTACTCGCAGGCAGTCGAGCGGGTGGGCGGCCTGCCCATCCTGCTGCCCAACCAGCCGGACCTGGCCGCCGACTATGCCGGGCGCCTCGACGCGGTGCTGTTCAGCGGCGGCGTGGACGTGCATCCTCGCCATTTCGGGCAGCACCCCCGGCGCGGCATGGGCGAGGTGGACGAGGCGCGCGACGCCTTCGAAACCGCGCTGTACCGGGCGGCCCGCGCCCTGGGCAAACCCGTCCTGGGCATCTGCCGGGGCTTTCAGATGATCAACGTCCTCGAAGGCGGCACGCTGCACCAGCACCTGCCGGACGTGGCGGGGGCGTGGGTGGACCACGCCCAGCGCGTCCACGCCGATACGCTGGGCCACGAGGTCAGCTTCACGCCGGGCAGCCTGCTGGCGCAGACCCACGGCGAGCGGGCGCTGGTGAATTCATCGCACCATCAGGCGGTCGACGAGGTCGCGCCGACGCTACGCGTGACCGCCGTGGCTCCCGACGGCATCGTGGAGGCGGTCGAGGCCGAGGGCGTGATCGGGGTGCAGTGGCACCCGGAAGTGCTGTTCGGCGCGCACCCGCACGCGCTGGGCACCTTCACCGCCTTTATGCGGCTGCTGGCATAA
- a CDS encoding acyl-CoA dehydrogenase family protein, producing the protein MTVFDVSDRSSDLRRRLLAFMDEHIYPNDAEATRQINEGERWEHLPLIDELKPKAREAGLWNLFLPPASDPDGTFGPGLSNLEYAPLCEVMGRVWWAPEVFNCAAPDTGNMEVLARYGTPEQQAQWLIPLLNGEIRSAFSMTEPDVASSDATNIESSITRDGDDYVINGEKWWTSGAGDPRCAVSIFMGKTDPNAERHLQQSMILIPMDAPGVTKTRMLTVFGYDDAPHGHAQMTFKDVRVPASSLLLGEGRGFEIAQGRLGPGRIHHCMRLIGQAERALELMVARASSRVAFGKPLAAHQHVRELIAQSRMEIDQARLLTMNAAHMMDTVGNKEARGQIAAIKVVAPNMALAVIDRAIQVFGGAGVSQDTPLAMMYAQARTLRLADGPDIVHIGTVAKEELRRQGEAARGREGVAPVSS; encoded by the coding sequence ATGACCGTATTCGACGTTTCAGACCGCTCCAGTGACCTGCGCCGGCGCCTGCTGGCCTTCATGGACGAGCACATCTATCCCAACGACGCCGAGGCGACCCGTCAGATCAACGAGGGAGAGCGCTGGGAGCACCTGCCGCTGATCGACGAACTGAAGCCCAAAGCGCGCGAGGCCGGGCTGTGGAACCTGTTCCTGCCTCCGGCCAGCGATCCGGACGGCACCTTCGGCCCCGGTCTTTCCAACCTGGAGTACGCCCCGCTGTGCGAGGTCATGGGCCGGGTGTGGTGGGCCCCCGAGGTCTTCAACTGCGCCGCGCCCGACACCGGCAACATGGAGGTGCTGGCCCGCTACGGCACGCCCGAGCAGCAGGCCCAGTGGCTGATTCCGCTGCTCAACGGCGAGATCCGCAGCGCGTTTTCCATGACCGAGCCGGACGTCGCCTCCAGCGACGCCACCAACATCGAGTCCAGCATCACGCGCGACGGAGACGACTACGTGATCAACGGCGAGAAGTGGTGGACCTCGGGCGCGGGTGATCCCCGCTGTGCGGTCAGCATCTTCATGGGCAAGACCGATCCCAACGCCGAGCGCCACCTGCAACAGAGCATGATCCTGATTCCCATGGACGCCCCCGGCGTCACGAAGACGCGCATGCTGACCGTCTTCGGCTACGACGACGCGCCGCACGGCCACGCACAGATGACGTTCAAGGACGTGCGCGTGCCGGCGTCAAGTCTGCTGCTGGGCGAGGGCCGGGGCTTTGAGATCGCCCAGGGCCGCCTGGGGCCGGGCCGCATTCACCACTGCATGCGTCTGATCGGGCAGGCCGAGCGCGCGCTGGAACTGATGGTGGCCCGCGCGTCGTCCCGCGTGGCCTTTGGCAAACCGCTCGCGGCGCACCAGCACGTGCGTGAGCTGATCGCGCAGAGCCGCATGGAGATCGATCAGGCCCGGCTGCTGACCATGAATGCCGCGCACATGATGGATACGGTGGGCAACAAGGAGGCGCGCGGGCAGATCGCGGCCATCAAGGTTGTGGCGCCCAACATGGCGCTGGCCGTCATCGACCGCGCCATTCAGGTGTTCGGCGGTGCGGGGGTCAGCCAGGACACCCCGCTGGCGATGATGTACGCCCAGGCCCGCACGCTTCGGCTGGCCGACGGTCCCGACATCGTGCACATCGGCACCGTGGCCAAGGAAGAACTGCGCCGTCAGGGCGAGGCGGCGCGCGGACGCGAGGGCGTGGCCCCGGTGTCCAGCTAG
- a CDS encoding SDR family oxidoreductase: MALKQLFDLSGKTALITGGSRGLGLQIAEALGEYGATVVLTARKQNELDEARTHLEGLGITVHVYANDLGDFASIDPTVEKIVSEVGSIDILVNNAGATWGAPTAEHPLDAWLKVMNVNLNGTFLITQSVLNRCMLPRGGGRIVNVASVAGLQGNDPRMAATLAYNTSKGGLVNFTRALAAEMADKGVTVNSICPGYFPTKMTKGTLAYGEQAILEATPMHRLGGSEDLKGLALLLSSDASAFMTGQNIAVDGGATVV; this comes from the coding sequence GTGGCCCTGAAACAGTTGTTTGACTTGAGCGGGAAAACCGCCCTCATCACCGGAGGCTCGCGCGGCCTGGGTCTGCAGATCGCCGAGGCACTGGGCGAGTACGGGGCCACCGTGGTCCTGACCGCCCGCAAGCAGAACGAGCTGGACGAGGCCAGGACCCACCTGGAGGGACTGGGCATCACGGTGCACGTCTACGCCAATGATCTGGGTGACTTCGCCAGCATCGATCCCACCGTCGAGAAGATCGTGTCCGAGGTGGGCAGCATCGACATCCTGGTGAACAATGCCGGGGCCACCTGGGGTGCGCCGACCGCCGAACACCCACTGGACGCGTGGCTGAAGGTGATGAACGTCAATCTCAACGGCACCTTTTTGATCACCCAAAGCGTGCTGAATCGCTGCATGCTGCCGCGCGGTGGCGGGCGCATCGTCAATGTCGCCAGCGTCGCCGGATTGCAGGGCAATGACCCGCGCATGGCCGCCACGCTGGCCTACAACACCTCCAAAGGCGGGCTGGTGAACTTTACCCGCGCGCTGGCGGCCGAGATGGCCGACAAGGGCGTGACGGTCAACAGCATCTGCCCCGGCTACTTTCCCACCAAGATGACCAAGGGCACGCTGGCCTACGGCGAGCAGGCCATTCTGGAAGCCACGCCAATGCACCGGCTGGGCGGCTCGGAAGACCTCAAGGGGCTGGCCCTGCTGCTGTCCAGCGACGCCAGCGCCTTCATGACCGGGCAGAACATCGCCGTGGACGGTGGGGCCACGGTCGTATGA